A genomic region of Chelmon rostratus isolate fCheRos1 chromosome 8, fCheRos1.pri, whole genome shotgun sequence contains the following coding sequences:
- the LOC121610518 gene encoding tetraspanin-13-like, producing MVCGGFVCTKNALCALNILYVLVSLLLIGVAAWGKWFGLVSSIRVVAGVIGVGTLLFLVAFVGLCGAVKHHQVLLFFYMIILFIAFVVQFSVSCACLALNKDQQNRLLEVGWNKSEATQKDIEKTLNCCGFSYVNYNGSCAARCFYNSPPSCDTCSSIIQRYAGEVLQFVGGIGLFFSFTEIFGVWLAHRYRNIRDPRSNPGAFL from the exons ATGGTTTGCGGCGGATTCGTTTGCACCAAGAACGCGCTCTGCGCCCTCAATATTCTCTATGTT ttGGTGAGTCTGCTGCTGATCGGGGTGGCAGCCTGGGGGAAGTGGTTCGGCCTGGTCTCCAGCATCAGGGTGGTGGCGGGAGTCATCGGCGTGGGCACGCTCCTCTTCCTGGTGGCCTTTGTGGGGCTGTGCGGCGCCGTTAAGCACCACCAGGTCCTGCTTTTCTTC TACATGATAATCCTGTTCATAGCTTTTGTCGTGCAGTTTTCTGTGTCCTGTGCTTGTCTGGCCCTGAACAAAGACCAACAG AACCGCCTGCTTGAGGTTGGATGGAACAAATCCGAGGCCACTCAAAAGGACATAGAGAAAACACTCAACTGTTGCGGCTTCTCTTACGTTAACTACAACGGCTCATGTGCTGCT AGATGCTTTTACAACTCTCCTCCGTCTTGTGACACATGCTCAAGTATCATCCAGCGGTATGCAGGAGAGGTGCTGCAGTTTGTCGGTGGCATCGGACTCTTCTTCAGCTTTACAGAG ATCTTTGGAGTTTGGCTCGCCCACAGATACAGAAATATCAGAGATCCTCGATCAAATCCTGGAGCCTTTCTATAA
- the LOC121610929 gene encoding C-type lectin domain family 4 member A-like, which translates to MEEHLNYATVTFRTDGISAHEKPNNLEIIYDEVKAREEASATDPVSPEKPNNLEIIYDEVKAREEASATDPVTPVDSERKEKCTLLHLVAAGLGIICVILVLVIVALRVHFNTVMSEQHRETTDLTEQNLQLWAEKADLQRQTDELNREKDGLRWTIGVIMEYDNFPVNTHCPQKVCKPCLDGWVLFQLSCYLFVEYQYYYYWKSWEGSRENCRQMKADLVVIESREEQEFINNHTKDYNDEHHGYWIGLSNREVMETWTWVDGSNFTVTYWRSSESGYSVSCALTLPQADPLANWHKVGCDMRNRWICETRALIRESDALSKLII; encoded by the exons ATGGAGGAACATCTGAATTATGCGACAGTGACTTTCAGGACTGATGGTATTTCTGCACACG aGAAACCAAACAATTTGGAAATAATCTATGATGAGGTGAAGGCCAGGGAGGAGGCATCTGCGACAGATCCTGTCTCACCAG AGAAACCAAACAATTTGGAAATAATCTATGATGAGGTGAAGGCCAGGGAGGAGGCATCTGCGACGGATCCTGTCACACCAG TggacagtgaaagaaaagaaaagtgcacTCTGCTTCATTTGGTGGCCGCAGGTTTGGGGATTATCTGTGTGATCCTGGTGTTGGTCATTGTCGCCCTCCGTGTCCACT TCAACACAGTCAtgtcagagcagcacagagaaacCACCGACCTAACAGAGCAGAATCTGCAGCTGTGGGCAGAAAAGGCCGACTTACAGCGACAGACAGACGAGctgaacagagagaaagacggacTCAGGTGGACCATCGGAGTCATCATGGAATATGACAACTTCCCCGTGAATACCCACTGCCCACAGAAAG tgtgtaaaCCTTGTCTGGACGGCTGGGTGCTGTTCCAGCTGAGCTGTTACCTGTTTGTTGAATATCAGTATTACTACTACTGGAAGAGTTGGGAGGGAAGCCGCGAGAACTGCAGACAAATGAAAGCAGATCTGGTGGTGATAGAAAGCCGGGAGGAACAG GAGTTCATCAACAACCACACAAAAGACTACAACGATGAACATCATGGCTACTGGATTGGCTTGAGCAACAGGGAAGTGATGGAGACATGGACGTGGGTAGATGGAAGCAATTTCACCGTGAC GTACTGGAGGTCATCAGAAAGTGGCTACAGTGTGTCTTGTGCTCTAACTCTGCCACAAGCAGATCCTCTAGCCAACTGGCATAAAGTGGGCTGCGACATGAGGAACCGCTGGATCTGTGAAACAAGAGCCTTGATCAGAGAATCAGATGCTTTATCCAAACTGATCATTTAG